In the Euphorbia lathyris chromosome 5, ddEupLath1.1, whole genome shotgun sequence genome, one interval contains:
- the LOC136228616 gene encoding uncharacterized protein → MGFAHHCWISLFVLWILVLAFPISCLDVYSHERSLVVGESSKLRISPSLQVIESPGSKPGTSVLCERVHIHGLSRFKNLKKFSHSLKLTLKHSSLGLRRPNVEVCFHRNASLAIGMCSQSKWEKVDKNSWVRAMSPFDHKILDIRAAGSLSETIELSIEEGFFVYRVIFLIVGIIMLSVASPLSKSLAFYYTSSMAIGIILVILVVLFQGMKLLPTGRSNSIAIFMYSSVVGIGSFFLRYVPRLLHSVLEEIGISEDMYYPLGIFLVAFFILVGAWMGFWAVKQLVLTPDGLVDSSTSYFVTWSIRILAVFLILQSSLDPLLAVEALIFGIMLSSISRKIFRFKVWRRLLKKFVRTIKNIQMGSDVPNASLFGNSPDEYVLKAPDNRRYSRRSTLASSSLKDSDDFPSAFHATPERRKISKEAWEKFTRDSTEKAVGELVTSPDFSRWVGANAERITVTPNATRSSSKQRRKWWLLWLK, encoded by the exons atgggttttgcacacCATTGTTGGATCTCCCTTTTCGTTCTCTGGATTCTAGTATTAGCATTTCCAATTTCTTGCTTGGATGTCTATTCGCATGAACGCTCTCTCG TGGTTGGTGAGTCTAGTAAATTACGGATATCTCCAAGCTTGCAAGTGATTGAGTCACCTGGTAGTAAACCTGGAACTTCAGTGCTTTGTGAAAGAGTTCATATACATGGACTCTCTAGGTTTAAAAACTTGAAAAAGTTTTCCCATTCATTAAAGTTGACACTTAAACATTCAAGCTTGGGCCTTCGCCGGCCAAATGTCGAGGTTTGTTTCCATAG GAATGCTTCCCTTGCAATTGGGATGTGCTCTCAAAGCAAGTGGGAGAAGGTTGACAAGAATTCATGGGTTCGAGCAATGTCACCTTTTGACCACAAGATATTGGATATACGGGCAGCTGGTTCATTATCGGAAACCATTGAACTGTCCATTGAAGAAG GCTTTTTCGTATATCGTGTGATTTTCTTAATTGTGGGCATTATCATGTTAAGTGTTGCATCCCCTTTGAGCAAGTCGTTGGCTTTTTACTACACCAGTTCCATGGCAATTGGTATCATCCTTGTAATACTGGTGGTCCTTTTCCAG GGGATGAAGCTTCTGCCAACTGGTCGAAGCAACTCAATTGCAATCTTTATGTACTCATCTGTT GTTGGAATTGGATCATTTTTTCTTCGCTATGTGCCAAGATTACTACATTCAGTACTGGAGGAGATAGGGATCAGCGAAGACATGTATTATCCT TTAGGAATTTTCCTGGTTGCTTTTTTCATTCTGGTTGGAGCATGGATGGGTTTCTGGGCTGTCAAGCAACTTGTCCTGACCCCAGATGGATTAGTTGATTCAAGTACGTCTTATTTTGTGACCTGGTCCATCCGGATTTTGGCTGTCTTTCTCATTCTTCAG AGTTCTTTGGATCCTCTGTTGGCAGTTGAAGCCTTAATATTTGGAATAATGCTATCCTCAATATCGAGGAAAATCTTTAGATTTAAAGTTTGGCGCCGATTATTGAA GAAATTTGTCAGGACCATAAAAAACATCCAGATGGGATCTGATGTACCCAATGCATCACTATTTGGAAATTCTCCTGATGAATATGTGCTGAAAGCGCCTGATAATCGGCGTTACTCCAGACGGTCCACCCTGGCTTCGTCTTCTCTGAAAG ATTCAGACGATTTCCCGTCAGCTTTCCATGCTACTCCTGAAAGGAGAAAAATCTCCAAAGAAGCATGGGAAAAATTCACGAGAGACTCCACTGAAAAAGCTGTGGGAGAACTTGTGACCTCCCCTGATTTCAGCAGATGGGTTGGTGCAAATGCTGAAAGAATCACTGTAACTCCAAATGCCACCCGTAGCTCTAGCAAACAACGTCGCAAATGGTGGCTTCTTTGGCTTAAGTAG